From the genome of Amycolatopsis sp. NBC_01488, one region includes:
- a CDS encoding carbohydrate ABC transporter permease: MITLSDTARKPPASVPPRVQFKRNWDKRLSFIALHSVGIALGVIFMLPLLFVFLTAVMKSDQAMTASLWPSEWHFENFVTVFKKAPLLEYFGNSLLYSACATAGALLSAIPAAYGLAKLRWRGQNLFFMLTVAAMLLPPQVTVVPLYDLWVRMGLTGTLVPLIVPYFFFDAFSIFLLRQFFLTIPKDYIEAAKIDGCTEFQAMVRVLIPMAKPGIAATAMFCFLFTWNDYFGPLLYTGENQDHWPLSLAIASFRGMHHVEWNMTMAATALIMAPVIVLFVFAQKSFVKGITFTGVKG; this comes from the coding sequence ATGATCACGCTGTCCGACACCGCGCGCAAGCCGCCGGCCTCCGTGCCGCCTCGCGTGCAGTTCAAGCGCAACTGGGACAAGCGGCTGTCGTTCATCGCGCTGCATTCGGTCGGGATCGCCCTCGGCGTGATCTTCATGCTGCCGCTCCTGTTCGTCTTCCTCACCGCGGTGATGAAGAGCGACCAGGCGATGACGGCGAGCCTGTGGCCGTCCGAATGGCACTTCGAGAACTTCGTCACGGTGTTCAAGAAGGCCCCGCTGCTGGAGTACTTCGGCAACAGCCTGCTGTACTCGGCGTGCGCGACGGCGGGCGCGCTGCTCTCGGCGATCCCGGCGGCGTACGGCCTCGCGAAGCTGCGGTGGCGCGGGCAGAACCTGTTCTTCATGCTGACCGTGGCCGCGATGCTGCTGCCGCCACAGGTCACCGTCGTGCCGCTGTACGACCTGTGGGTCCGGATGGGCCTCACCGGCACGCTGGTTCCGCTGATCGTGCCGTACTTCTTCTTCGACGCGTTCTCGATCTTCCTGCTCCGGCAGTTCTTCTTGACGATTCCGAAGGACTACATCGAGGCGGCGAAGATCGACGGCTGTACCGAGTTCCAGGCGATGGTCCGGGTGCTGATCCCGATGGCCAAGCCGGGGATCGCGGCCACCGCGATGTTCTGCTTCCTGTTCACCTGGAACGACTACTTCGGGCCACTGCTCTACACCGGCGAGAACCAGGACCACTGGCCGCTTTCGCTGGCGATCGCGTCCTTCCGCGGCATGCACCACGTCGAGTGGAACATGACGATGGCGGCGACCGCGCTGATCATGGCGCCGGTGATCGTGCTGTTCGTGTTCGCGCAGAAGTCGTTCGTCAAGGGCATCACATTCACGGGAGTCAAGGGATGA
- a CDS encoding carbohydrate ABC transporter permease, with amino-acid sequence MTSTLAQKASPSAPAKVRTGARRAKRRRTVVFFMAPAFLGFLIFFGYPLIATVYYSFTRYDLINPPQFIGFDNYVRMFTTEPLVGTAAYNTLWLVVVLTVCRVVFSLGIASVISRLKSGVGLVRTLCYLPTLAPPAAATLAFVFVFNPEFGPVNRFLRLVGIDGGLWFNSPAMSKPALTLLALWGSGELMIIILAALLDVPTEQYEAAALDGAGPVRRFWHVTLPSISPVLLFGVVNSIIYALQFFTQAIVAASASAGTADVAGNSKLIGAPENSTLTYPIWLYVQGFRYFNMGYAAAMAVLLFIVSSAFTWILVRQLRKSQHQEEAA; translated from the coding sequence ATGACGTCCACGCTCGCGCAAAAGGCTTCCCCGTCCGCACCTGCCAAGGTGCGGACGGGGGCCCGCCGGGCCAAGCGCCGCCGGACCGTCGTCTTCTTCATGGCCCCGGCGTTCCTCGGGTTCCTGATCTTCTTCGGCTACCCGCTGATCGCCACGGTCTACTACTCGTTCACCCGGTACGACCTGATCAACCCGCCGCAGTTCATCGGCTTCGACAACTACGTCCGGATGTTCACCACCGAGCCGCTGGTCGGCACGGCCGCGTACAACACGCTGTGGCTGGTGGTCGTCCTGACGGTCTGCCGGGTGGTGTTCTCCCTCGGCATCGCGTCGGTGATTTCGCGGCTCAAGTCGGGCGTCGGCCTGGTCCGGACGCTCTGCTACCTGCCGACGCTCGCCCCGCCCGCGGCGGCGACCCTGGCGTTCGTCTTCGTGTTCAACCCGGAGTTCGGCCCGGTCAACCGGTTCCTGCGGCTCGTCGGCATCGACGGCGGCCTGTGGTTCAACAGCCCGGCCATGTCGAAGCCCGCGCTGACGCTGCTCGCGCTGTGGGGCTCCGGCGAGCTGATGATCATCATCCTGGCCGCGCTGCTGGACGTCCCGACCGAGCAGTACGAAGCAGCCGCCCTCGACGGCGCCGGCCCGGTCCGCCGGTTCTGGCACGTCACGCTGCCGTCGATCTCGCCGGTCCTGCTGTTCGGCGTGGTCAACTCGATCATCTACGCCCTGCAGTTCTTCACGCAGGCGATCGTCGCGGCGTCGGCTTCGGCGGGCACGGCGGACGTCGCCGGCAACTCGAAGCTCATCGGCGCACCGGAGAACTCGACGCTGACGTACCCGATCTGGTTGTACGTCCAGGGATTCCGCTACTTCAACATGGGCTACGCGGCGGCGATGGCCGTGCTGCTGTTCATCGTGTCGTCGGCGTTCACCTGGATTCTCGTGCGGCAGCTGCGGAAGTCCCAGCACCAGGAGGAGGCGGCATGA
- a CDS encoding extracellular solute-binding protein, with amino-acid sequence MPPTTRIRRGSLLAVAAAASVLLTSACSGAAAPSGGGNAAAAPGKDDKLTITVYSKFTDREYGVVTAGLNKLKAKYPNIEIKHEGNQDDDKLTQSIRGGNPPDVAISFYTDNLGAWCSTGSFQDLKPYIDRDKIDLNQIPDAVRNYTEYQGKRCAMPMLADVYGMYYNTDMFASKGITSPPKTMSELFEDTKKLTEFNPDGSIKVAGFLPSMPFYANQAQYWAQYFGAPFLGPDGKSDLASNPGWKAMFEFQKQLIDFYGGHDKVEKFKAGLGDEYSADHGFQKGKLAMIMDGEFRTAFLKDQAPDVKYQTAPFPVLDTMADHYGGGFTTGTIIAIPKGAKNPGAAWELIKQVTLDTDTLVDMANGLKNVPSTKASLTSPKLDLQPQFKTFLDIYDSGKLVANQTTPIGDAHLKAVNDFAEKWQAGSIPDLTAGLAKVDAQVNDELKQKGAGG; translated from the coding sequence ATGCCCCCTACCACCCGGATCCGCCGCGGCTCGCTGTTAGCGGTCGCCGCCGCGGCGTCCGTCCTGCTGACCAGCGCCTGTTCCGGCGCCGCCGCCCCGAGCGGCGGCGGTAACGCGGCCGCCGCGCCCGGCAAGGACGACAAGCTCACGATCACCGTGTACTCCAAGTTCACCGACCGCGAGTACGGCGTGGTCACCGCGGGCCTGAACAAGCTCAAGGCGAAGTACCCGAACATCGAGATCAAGCACGAGGGCAACCAGGACGACGACAAGCTGACGCAGTCGATCCGCGGCGGCAACCCACCCGACGTCGCGATCTCCTTCTACACCGACAACCTGGGCGCCTGGTGCTCCACCGGCAGTTTCCAGGACCTCAAGCCCTACATCGACCGCGACAAGATCGACCTGAACCAAATCCCGGACGCGGTCCGCAACTACACCGAGTACCAGGGCAAGCGGTGCGCGATGCCGATGCTCGCCGACGTCTACGGGATGTACTACAACACCGACATGTTCGCGTCGAAGGGCATCACTTCGCCGCCGAAGACGATGTCGGAGCTGTTCGAGGACACCAAGAAGCTGACCGAGTTCAACCCGGACGGCTCGATCAAGGTCGCGGGCTTCCTGCCTTCGATGCCGTTCTACGCCAACCAGGCCCAGTACTGGGCGCAGTACTTCGGCGCGCCCTTCCTCGGCCCGGACGGCAAGTCGGACCTCGCCAGCAATCCCGGCTGGAAGGCGATGTTCGAGTTCCAGAAGCAGCTCATCGACTTCTACGGCGGCCACGACAAGGTCGAGAAGTTCAAGGCCGGCCTCGGTGACGAGTACTCCGCCGACCACGGCTTCCAGAAGGGCAAGCTCGCCATGATCATGGACGGCGAGTTCCGCACCGCGTTCCTCAAGGACCAGGCACCCGACGTCAAGTACCAGACCGCGCCGTTCCCGGTGCTCGACACGATGGCCGACCACTACGGCGGCGGCTTCACCACCGGCACGATCATCGCGATCCCCAAGGGCGCCAAGAACCCCGGCGCCGCGTGGGAGCTCATCAAGCAGGTCACCCTGGACACCGACACGCTGGTGGACATGGCCAACGGCCTGAAGAACGTGCCCAGCACCAAGGCGTCGCTGACCTCGCCGAAGCTGGACCTGCAGCCGCAGTTCAAGACGTTCCTCGACATCTACGACAGCGGCAAGCTGGTGGCCAACCAGACCACCCCGATCGGCGACGCGCACCTCAAGGCGGTCAACGACTTCGCCGAGAAGTGGCAGGCCGGGTCGATCCCCGACCTGACCGCGGGCCTGGCGAAGGTGGACGCGCAGGTCAACGACGAACTCAAGCAGAAGGGCGCGGGCGGATGA
- a CDS encoding ROK family transcriptional regulator has protein sequence MLREINDRAAIEVLLREGPLTRAELELAIGLSKPATAQLLTRLEQDNLVMKAGVRGGGRGPRAQLWAANGSLAFVAAVDLTPHIADFVVADVAGIVLAEYRTPLPVHEGADVVGTFGEALQKVAGEAGITREQLAHVVIGAQGAFDPRTGLLSSAPHIPGWLGFDVPQKLSDDLGVDVLIENDVNLVAVEEMSVGQAQDVDDFVMVWLSEGVGGAVVIGRRLLRGATGGGGEIDWMRVPDPATVDTGDVWPEAGARFGNLVDSPAICRLAAAHGIQAETAWDAVTQAGQRHPFLEDLARRVAGGVANLVAVADPQLVLLCGDTSRAGGENFAALVQEKLHELVLPRTPVGCASVQGNAVRAGALQSALATAREDVFGVVTPTLLGSRRPAVGEPLGKTPEALPNTRPAPSPTE, from the coding sequence ATGCTGCGCGAGATCAACGATCGCGCCGCCATCGAGGTCCTCCTCCGGGAAGGCCCCCTGACCCGCGCCGAGCTGGAGCTCGCCATCGGGCTCTCCAAGCCCGCCACCGCGCAGCTCCTCACCCGCCTCGAGCAGGACAACCTCGTCATGAAGGCCGGCGTCCGAGGAGGCGGACGGGGGCCGCGCGCCCAGCTCTGGGCCGCCAACGGCAGCCTCGCCTTCGTCGCCGCCGTGGACCTGACACCGCACATCGCGGACTTCGTCGTCGCCGACGTCGCCGGGATCGTGCTCGCCGAATACCGGACGCCGCTGCCCGTCCACGAAGGCGCCGACGTCGTCGGAACCTTCGGGGAGGCCCTCCAGAAAGTCGCCGGAGAAGCCGGGATCACCCGGGAGCAGCTGGCCCACGTCGTGATCGGCGCGCAGGGGGCGTTCGATCCGCGGACCGGCCTGCTCTCCTCCGCCCCGCACATCCCCGGCTGGCTCGGCTTCGACGTCCCGCAGAAGCTCTCCGACGACCTCGGCGTCGACGTCCTCATCGAGAACGACGTCAACCTCGTCGCCGTCGAGGAGATGAGCGTCGGGCAGGCCCAGGACGTCGACGACTTCGTCATGGTGTGGCTGTCCGAAGGCGTCGGCGGCGCGGTCGTGATCGGACGCCGGCTGCTGCGCGGCGCCACCGGCGGGGGCGGCGAGATCGACTGGATGCGCGTGCCCGACCCGGCCACCGTGGACACCGGCGACGTCTGGCCCGAGGCCGGCGCGCGGTTCGGCAACCTGGTCGACTCGCCCGCCATCTGCCGCCTCGCCGCCGCGCACGGCATCCAGGCCGAGACCGCCTGGGACGCCGTCACCCAAGCCGGGCAGCGGCACCCCTTCCTCGAGGACCTCGCGAGGCGGGTCGCCGGGGGCGTGGCCAACCTCGTCGCGGTCGCCGACCCGCAGCTCGTGCTCCTCTGCGGCGACACCAGCCGCGCCGGTGGCGAGAACTTCGCCGCGCTGGTGCAGGAAAAGCTGCACGAACTGGTCCTGCCGCGCACGCCCGTCGGCTGCGCTTCGGTGCAGGGCAACGCCGTCCGCGCCGGTGCGCTGCAGTCCGCGCTGGCCACCGCCCGTGAGGACGTCTTCGGCGTCGTCACCCCCACGCTCCTCGGGTCGCGCAGGCCCGCGGTCGGAGAGCCACTCGGCAAGACCCCGGAGGCCCTCCCGAACACCCGTCCCGCCCCGTCCCCAACCGAGTAG
- the nudC gene encoding NAD(+) diphosphatase, which yields MSVPFTLGALPTLSRSTVDRQEGLRTNPSRLVSRWPDARVVLLDDAGRTPVVEGSSVLAFRKAIDFGSTPPADAAFLGEWQDVDYWSLPGGPSGDADTVKMAGSWGFVEEVPRVDGEIWVELRGYGDLLDDTSAGLFTTAQALRFWRRQAKFCTRCGHPTELIQFGWASKCTNDGREEYPRTDPAVICLVHSSEGTNGSHVLLARQPIWPAGRYSVLAGFVEAGESLEACVLREIREEVGAAVSDIRYLGSQPWPFPRSIMLGFTARADRSLPLVPADGEIEEALWVSRAEVREAFANSSARGEGSKPTPIAGGAAEIILPGNSSIARVMLKAWADAEE from the coding sequence ATGTCCGTCCCGTTCACCCTCGGTGCCCTGCCGACGCTGTCTCGGTCCACTGTGGACCGTCAGGAAGGCTTGCGCACCAATCCTTCGCGGCTGGTGTCGCGCTGGCCCGACGCCCGGGTCGTCCTGCTGGACGACGCCGGGCGCACCCCGGTCGTCGAGGGCTCGTCCGTGCTGGCGTTCCGCAAGGCGATCGACTTCGGCTCCACGCCGCCCGCCGACGCGGCGTTCCTCGGCGAGTGGCAGGACGTGGACTACTGGTCGCTGCCGGGCGGCCCGTCCGGTGACGCGGACACGGTGAAGATGGCGGGCAGCTGGGGCTTCGTCGAGGAGGTCCCGCGCGTCGACGGCGAGATCTGGGTCGAGCTGCGCGGCTACGGCGACCTGCTGGACGACACGTCGGCCGGGCTGTTCACGACGGCGCAGGCGTTGCGCTTCTGGCGTCGTCAAGCCAAGTTCTGCACGCGCTGTGGTCATCCGACCGAGCTGATCCAGTTCGGCTGGGCCAGCAAGTGCACGAACGACGGCCGTGAGGAGTACCCCCGCACGGACCCGGCGGTGATCTGCCTGGTCCACTCTTCCGAGGGGACCAACGGCTCCCACGTGCTCTTGGCGCGCCAGCCGATCTGGCCGGCCGGGCGGTATTCGGTGCTGGCCGGGTTCGTCGAGGCGGGCGAGTCGCTGGAGGCGTGCGTCCTGCGTGAGATCCGCGAGGAGGTCGGTGCCGCTGTCTCGGACATCCGGTACCTCGGCAGTCAGCCTTGGCCGTTCCCGCGTTCGATCATGCTCGGGTTCACGGCGCGGGCCGACCGGTCGTTGCCGCTGGTCCCGGCGGACGGGGAGATCGAAGAGGCGCTGTGGGTGTCACGCGCGGAGGTGCGCGAGGCGTTCGCGAACAGTTCGGCCCGGGGCGAGGGGTCGAAGCCGACCCCGATCGCCGGAGGCGCGGCGGAGATCATCCTGCCGGGCAACTCGTCCATCGCCCGCGTGATGCTCAAGGCCTGGGCGGACGCGGAGGAGTAA
- a CDS encoding M16 family metallopeptidase: MTSATHRTAEEIGRTTRGPRPLPPLGEQRVAGDLSHVDTELANGLRVLAVRKATVPLVEARLWIPFAGDDALHPATAEVLAETILTGTARRNRIEIDAELALIGGDIGAGVDPERLVLTGSALADKLPTFLDVLGDVLTGATYADDEIAREKERLVERIAVSRTQPRTIAREALQKHRYGDHPATREVPKAEDVAVVTPEQVRALHQASVLPRGSVLVLVGDLDPAAVVGDLEKVLGGWASDRSAVRLPPLPDLTGPTVRLVPRAGAVQSQIRLSAQTVPRTDPGYAALQLANLAYGGYFSSRLVENIRENKGYTYSAHSGFEFTDGTAVVNVDADTATEATAPALLETRYELGRLGQVPPTGDELESVRQYAIGSLLTSTSSQSGLAGQVLALASTGLGLEWLNEHPARVAAVTADEVAEAALKYFAPKRFTGVVVGDAGVLERKLLSLGDVVVGEPA, encoded by the coding sequence GTGACTTCTGCAACGCACCGCACGGCCGAGGAGATCGGCCGCACCACGCGGGGGCCGCGCCCGCTGCCCCCGCTGGGCGAACAGCGGGTCGCCGGCGATCTGTCCCATGTGGACACCGAGCTGGCGAACGGCCTGCGCGTGCTGGCCGTGCGCAAGGCGACCGTCCCGCTGGTCGAGGCCCGGCTGTGGATCCCGTTCGCGGGTGACGACGCGCTGCACCCGGCGACCGCCGAGGTGCTCGCCGAGACGATCCTGACCGGCACCGCGCGCCGCAACCGCATCGAGATCGACGCCGAGCTGGCCCTGATCGGCGGCGACATCGGCGCCGGCGTCGACCCGGAACGCCTGGTGCTGACCGGATCCGCGCTCGCCGACAAGCTCCCGACGTTCCTCGACGTGCTCGGCGACGTCCTCACTGGGGCGACGTACGCCGACGACGAAATCGCGCGCGAGAAGGAGCGGCTGGTCGAGCGGATCGCCGTCTCGCGCACCCAGCCGCGCACGATCGCGCGGGAGGCGCTGCAGAAGCACCGCTACGGCGACCACCCGGCCACGCGCGAGGTTCCGAAGGCCGAAGACGTCGCCGTCGTGACGCCCGAGCAGGTCCGCGCGCTGCACCAGGCGTCCGTGCTGCCGCGCGGCTCGGTGCTGGTGCTGGTCGGCGACCTCGACCCGGCCGCCGTTGTCGGCGACCTGGAGAAAGTGCTCGGCGGCTGGGCGTCCGACCGCTCCGCCGTCCGGCTGCCGCCGCTGCCCGACCTGACCGGGCCGACCGTGCGGCTGGTGCCGCGCGCCGGCGCCGTGCAGTCGCAGATCCGGCTCTCGGCGCAGACCGTGCCGCGCACCGACCCCGGCTACGCGGCACTGCAGCTGGCGAACCTGGCCTACGGCGGGTACTTCTCGTCGCGGCTGGTGGAGAACATCCGCGAGAACAAGGGGTACACGTACTCCGCGCACTCCGGGTTCGAGTTCACCGACGGCACCGCGGTGGTCAACGTCGACGCGGACACCGCGACCGAGGCGACGGCGCCGGCGCTGCTGGAGACCCGCTACGAGCTGGGCCGCCTCGGCCAGGTCCCGCCGACGGGCGACGAACTGGAGTCGGTGCGGCAGTACGCGATCGGCTCGCTGCTGACGTCGACGTCGTCGCAGTCCGGGCTGGCCGGCCAGGTGCTGGCGCTGGCCTCGACGGGGCTGGGCCTCGAGTGGCTCAACGAGCACCCGGCGCGGGTGGCGGCGGTGACCGCCGACGAGGTGGCCGAAGCGGCGCTGAAGTACTTCGCGCCCAAGCGGTTCACGGGTGTGGTGGTCGGCGACGCGGGGGTCCTGGAACGCAAGCTCCTGTCCCTCGGCGACGTCGTCGTGGGCGAGCCGGCCTGA
- a CDS encoding M16 family metallopeptidase — MADPELVRYTLDNGLRVVLAPDATAPVVGVSVHYDVGFRSEPEGRTGFAHLFEHLMFQGSESLEKLAHFRHVQSSGGTFNGSTHPDYTDYFEVLPSAALERALFLEADRMRAPKLTAENLANQIDVVKEEIRLNVLNRPYGGFPWITLPPVLYSTFPNAHNGYGGFEDLESATVEDCAAFFDTYYAPANAVLTVAGDFEVDNAKKLIETHFGDVPHRPAPQRPSFAEPLPTTELHGEVEDPHAPLPALGIGYRMPDPINDVDGYLAYLVLAGVLTDGDGSRLQQRLVHREPLVVDIGAGAGLFGPFEARDPDTFTITLIHPHEVPRERVLAALDDELQKLADSPPGEEELRKVTARWTASLHSEHDRLVSRTLALGSFELLYGDASLVYKLADRMSAVTSEAVSAAAKALRPDARAVLVVKPASEGNNEQ; from the coding sequence ATGGCCGATCCCGAGCTCGTCCGATACACCCTCGACAACGGTCTGCGCGTGGTCCTCGCACCCGACGCGACCGCGCCGGTGGTCGGCGTCAGCGTCCACTACGACGTGGGCTTCCGCTCCGAGCCGGAGGGGCGCACCGGGTTCGCGCACCTCTTCGAGCACCTGATGTTCCAGGGCTCGGAGAGCCTCGAGAAGCTCGCCCACTTCCGGCACGTGCAGTCCAGCGGCGGCACCTTCAACGGGTCCACGCACCCGGACTACACCGACTACTTCGAGGTGCTGCCGAGCGCCGCGCTGGAACGCGCCCTGTTCCTCGAAGCCGATCGGATGCGCGCGCCGAAGCTGACCGCGGAGAACCTGGCGAACCAGATCGACGTCGTCAAGGAAGAGATCCGGCTCAACGTGCTGAACCGGCCCTACGGCGGGTTCCCGTGGATCACCCTGCCGCCGGTCCTGTACTCGACGTTCCCCAACGCGCACAACGGTTATGGCGGCTTCGAGGACCTCGAGAGCGCCACGGTCGAAGACTGCGCGGCGTTCTTCGACACGTACTACGCGCCGGCGAACGCCGTGCTCACGGTGGCCGGCGACTTCGAGGTCGACAACGCCAAGAAGCTGATCGAGACGCACTTCGGCGACGTCCCGCACCGGCCGGCGCCGCAGCGCCCGTCCTTCGCCGAGCCGCTGCCGACCACCGAGCTGCACGGCGAGGTCGAGGACCCGCACGCCCCGCTGCCCGCGCTCGGCATCGGCTACCGGATGCCCGACCCGATCAACGACGTCGACGGCTACCTGGCCTACCTCGTGCTCGCCGGCGTCCTCACCGACGGCGACGGCTCCCGCCTGCAGCAGCGGCTGGTGCACCGCGAGCCCCTGGTAGTCGACATCGGCGCCGGCGCCGGGCTGTTCGGGCCGTTCGAGGCCCGCGACCCCGACACGTTCACCATCACCCTGATCCACCCGCACGAGGTGCCGCGCGAGCGCGTGCTCGCCGCGCTGGACGACGAGCTGCAGAAGCTCGCCGACAGCCCACCGGGCGAGGAGGAGCTGCGCAAGGTCACCGCCCGCTGGACGGCGAGCCTGCACTCCGAGCACGACCGGCTGGTGTCCCGGACCCTGGCCCTCGGCTCGTTCGAACTGCTCTACGGCGACGCGTCGCTGGTGTACAAGCTCGCGGACCGGATGTCCGCCGTCACCTCGGAAGCCGTGTCGGCCGCGGCGAAGGCGCTGCGCCCGGACGCGCGCGCCGTGCTGGTGGTCAAGCCCGCTTCGGAAGGGAACAACGAGCAGTGA
- a CDS encoding DUF2207 domain-containing protein, with amino-acid sequence MLSKWGTAAAVAAVAIVLSAGPAAAQGPSAGPVLPNAPSEQVKKPQQLNGQDVQPPEGATADVALKVLRDGTLEVTEQVTVPGGRQLTSRVPLKVSASDDQDRVFAVRDVKTEGAATSRLTGDQLVLTFSGGTGSATFTVDGAIADQSGRQQARWQVASGFDAPLAKLTASFLAPSPRLSPVDCFAGPIGSNQRCTLAELDHTGVVRLEQDDVAPGDRVDLLVGLPANTVPANAKFADVGLFATAFAFTPLTGVVFALLLVFLIGGGLFVRRRRKEDAGALTTATGPVEVLLRDGDRVFFASPDGVLPGQVGTVVDETVDVVDISATVVDLAVRNYLWLAEVPGPNGQDWQIARRNPPDEHLHDFERAVYETLLPAGTDAVLVSQLRARGALDLRKISDAMYADVVTKRWFSRRPDTARGRLTWLGAGIFALGAVATAVLTFTIGDALLGVAVALAGLAVAAAAALLPSRTARGRVLVGQVRGLLDYLHTARAEDIPAADREMVFSRSLPYAVVLGDTERWLGTFATLNPASDGSAGLYWYGGMESDHDLRRFGTHFPSFLTALDGLLTASTRASR; translated from the coding sequence GTGTTGAGCAAATGGGGGACAGCGGCCGCGGTCGCCGCGGTGGCGATCGTGCTGTCGGCCGGGCCCGCCGCCGCGCAGGGGCCGTCCGCCGGGCCCGTCCTGCCGAACGCTCCGTCCGAACAGGTCAAGAAACCCCAGCAGCTCAACGGCCAAGACGTCCAGCCGCCCGAAGGTGCCACCGCCGACGTCGCCCTCAAGGTCCTGCGTGACGGCACCCTCGAAGTCACCGAGCAGGTCACCGTCCCCGGCGGCAGGCAGCTCACCTCGCGCGTTCCGCTGAAAGTCTCGGCCAGTGACGACCAGGACCGCGTCTTCGCGGTCAGGGACGTCAAGACCGAGGGCGCCGCCACCAGCCGGCTCACCGGCGACCAGCTCGTCCTCACCTTCAGCGGCGGCACCGGAAGCGCCACGTTCACCGTCGACGGCGCCATCGCCGACCAGAGCGGCCGCCAGCAAGCGCGCTGGCAGGTCGCGAGCGGCTTCGACGCCCCGCTCGCCAAACTCACCGCGTCCTTCCTCGCGCCGTCGCCCCGGCTGTCCCCTGTGGACTGCTTCGCCGGCCCCATCGGCTCGAACCAGCGCTGCACCCTCGCCGAGCTCGACCACACCGGCGTCGTCCGGCTCGAACAGGACGACGTCGCCCCCGGTGACCGCGTCGACCTGCTCGTCGGCCTGCCGGCGAACACCGTCCCGGCCAACGCGAAGTTCGCCGACGTCGGCCTCTTCGCCACCGCCTTCGCCTTCACCCCGCTGACCGGCGTCGTCTTCGCGCTCCTGCTCGTCTTCCTGATCGGCGGCGGCCTCTTCGTCCGGCGCCGCCGCAAGGAGGACGCGGGCGCGCTCACCACCGCCACCGGCCCGGTCGAGGTCCTCCTGCGCGACGGCGACCGCGTCTTCTTCGCGAGCCCGGACGGCGTCCTGCCCGGCCAGGTCGGCACGGTCGTCGACGAGACCGTCGACGTCGTCGACATCAGCGCCACCGTCGTCGACCTCGCCGTCCGCAACTACCTCTGGCTCGCCGAAGTACCGGGGCCGAACGGGCAGGACTGGCAGATCGCCCGCCGCAACCCGCCGGACGAGCACCTCCACGACTTCGAGCGCGCCGTCTACGAGACGCTGCTGCCGGCCGGCACCGACGCGGTGCTCGTCTCGCAGCTGCGCGCCCGCGGCGCCCTCGACCTGCGCAAGATCAGTGACGCGATGTACGCCGACGTCGTCACCAAGCGCTGGTTCTCCCGCCGCCCCGACACCGCCCGTGGCCGGCTGACCTGGCTCGGCGCCGGGATCTTCGCGCTCGGCGCGGTCGCCACCGCGGTCCTCACCTTCACGATCGGCGATGCGCTGCTCGGCGTCGCGGTCGCGCTGGCCGGGCTCGCCGTCGCCGCCGCGGCCGCGCTGCTGCCCTCGCGCACCGCGCGCGGCCGGGTGCTCGTCGGCCAGGTCCGCGGCCTGCTCGACTACCTGCACACCGCCAGGGCCGAGGACATCCCGGCGGCCGACCGGGAAATGGTGTTCTCGCGCTCGCTGCCGTACGCGGTGGTGCTGGGCGACACCGAACGCTGGCTCGGCACCTTCGCCACGCTCAACCCGGCGTCCGACGGCTCGGCCGGCCTGTACTGGTACGGCGGCATGGAGTCCGACCACGACCTGCGCCGCTTCGGCACGCACTTCCCGTCGTTCCTGACCGCGCTCGACGGGCTGCTCACCGCGTCCACCCGGGCGTCCCGCTGA